In Chitinophagaceae bacterium, the genomic window TTGAAGATGCAGGTGGCAAAGCCCTGGCTGTACAGTGTGATATTAGAGATGAAAGCCAAATTGAAATTTCTGTAGAAAAAGCCATTGCTGCTTTTGGAGGAATTGATATCGTAATCAATAATGCCTCGGCCATATCGCTTACGCCTACAGAACAAACGGAACCCAAGCGCTTTGACTTGATGCAAAGCGTAAATGCAAGAGGTACTTTTTTTGTAACAAAAGCATGTATGCCTTATTTAAAAAAAAGCAGCAATGCCCATATCCTTACTTTAAGTCCACCGTTAAATATGAACTTAAAATGGTTTGCCAACCATATTGCTTACACCATCAGCAAATATAATATGACCATGATTACGATGGGTTTTTCGGAAGAGTTTAGAAAATTTAATATTGCCGCAAATACTTTATGGCCGCAAACCACTATTGCAACGGCTGCTGTAAAAAATCTTTTAGGCGGCGATGAATTAATAAATATGAGCCGTACCCCCGAAATTGTAGCAGAAGCAGCCTTTTACATTTTGTTAAAACCCGCAAATGAATGTACGGGTAAAACTTTTTTAGACGAAGAAGTTTTAAAAGCAGAAGGCATTACCCAATTGGATAAGTATGCCGTAAAACCCGGATCTGCCCTTTACCCCGATTTATTTATATAAATATTGCCGGAAGCATTTGCCCCGGCAATTTTATTTGTTGTGTTGTATATTCAGTAATTAGTCTTCTGAAAATAAGCTGGTTTGTTCCCCGCCAAAACTTCCGCTATCCCCATCGTTGCTTACCTGCACAATTTCTGTTACTTCTACCAATACAGGAGTAATTACTACTGCTTCTTCAATAAACGATGGAGCAACAGGCTTTTTGGGCAAATGTTTTTTTCCTAATTTTTTGGGTGCAACATTTTTATTGGCTTTTTTTGCCATAGCTTTTTTGGCTACTTTTTTAGGTGCTGCTTTTTTCTTAGCTGGCTTTCTGGCTGCTTTTTTTGGAGCAACCTCTTTAACCACTTTCTTAGCTGCTTTTTTTACCTGCCTTTTTGTGTTGCTTTTTTTCTTAGCAACTTTTTTTTGGGTTTTTTTTGCCACAGCTTTTTTTGCTGCTTTTTTGGGTGCTTTTTTGGGTGCTGCTTTTTTCTTAATAATTTTTTTTGCAGTGTTTTTTTTAGCCGCTTTCTTTACTGCTTTTTTCTTAGCAGGTTTGGGGGCTGGTTTTTTTGCAGCCTTTTTTGAAGACTTTGCCATAATTTAAAGATTTTAGTTTGCCCTATAAAATTAAAAGATAAGTTTTGAAAAGTAAGAAATAGAAAAAGAAACTTTTTTACCGTAGCCCATATTTTAACATTCCGGTTGCGTTGTTATTCTCCGTTCCTGGGTTTATCTATTTTTAGCTCCTTAATATCTTCTTTAAGGTTTTCTATTTCGAGGCCTTTAATTTCAATTTCGCTTTTGAGCAGGGATATTTCCTTTTTAAGGTCGGTTACTTTTTTATACAGGCCCGAAGCCATATCCAGCTCTTCTTCGCTGCCCTGTAAACTGGCTTTAAGGCTTTCATTTTCATCGGCTAATGACGAGTATTTTTGCAGGGTTTTCATGGTATCCAGCAGTTCTTTTTCCAACTCTTCAATCATTATACTATCTCCGGCAGCTTTTTGCTGGCGCTGGCCAATGCTGCGCTGCATTTGTTCAAACTCCAGAAGGTTAATATCTATACGGCTTTGCAGCTCTGCAGCTTGTTTTGCCGTTTGCCTCAATGTTTCCAGCTCCTGCTCTTTTTGGGCAATGGCCTGGTTCAGATCTTCAATTTGTATGAGCAGGTATTCGTTTTCCGACTTTAAGATTTGTATTTGCCTTTCTGTGAGCATAAATGAACAAGTTTATCAACCACTTTTAGAAATTTGCAGATATGCCGGAGGTAATTCCCTTTTTTTGTTTAAAGGTTTTTTTAAAATAGTTTTACACTGGTCAGCTCACTAATGTGCCAACTTTTTCACCGGTAACCACGCTCATTAGGTTACCCGGTTTATTCATATCAAATACTACTATAGGCAGTTTGTTTTCCATACAAAGGGTAAAGGCCGTCATGTCCATCACCTTTAGGTTTTTGCTGATGCATTCTTCAAAACTTATTTTTTGAAACCGTTTGGCTTTGAGGTCTTTTTCCGGGTCGGCAGAGTAAATACCATCTACCCGGGTACCTTTTAAAATTATATTGGCTTTAATTTCTATAGCTCTTAAAGAGCCTGCTGTATCGGTAGTAAAATAAGGGTTGCCAGTGCCTGCGCCAAAAATTACCACACGGCCTTTTTCCAGGTGGCGTATGGCACGACGGCGTATGTAAGGCTCGGCTATTTGCTCCATTTTAATGGCGCTTTGCAACCTTGTATTTACGCCTGCTTTTTCAAGGCCGCTTTGAAGGGCCATGCCGTTTATTACCGTGGCCAGCATACCCATATAATCGCCTTGGGCACGCTCAATTCCGCTTTCCGCTTCGTTCATTCCCCGGTAAATATTGCCGCCGCCTATTACAATGGCTACCTGCACGCCCATTTCGGTTACCTGCTTAATGTCTTTGGCATATTGCTCAATTATTTTTGGATCCAGCGGATCAAAACTGCTATTACTATTACTGAGGGATTCGCCGGAAAGTTTTAAGAGAATGCGCTTGTACCTTGGAAGCATTATAAAAAATTTTTACGAAGATAAAGTTTTCAAAATTGCTAATGAAGGAATGGCTAACTTATTCGCAAAATGGTAATTACGTTTTACAAATACCCAGGGTAAAATAAATGTTTTCAAGTTCATTTGCTTTTTGGTCTAACTTAAATTTTACCCTTAATTGGTCGTTTTCTGCATCCAAAGAATTATCATCAATAAATACAATGCCTGCCTTTTTTAAAGTTTCGCCAGACATTAAAATCGTTAATTCCCTGTCGTCTTTTACTAAAGTATCCGGGTTATCGGGCGAACTTAGCCTTTTATTATCTACCCCAATATTAGATGCTGTATTTTTCCAATCGGCTGCATCAATTATAGCATCGGGATTACCCTCAACATTTCTTGCAGAAAGTGTATCTAATACTTCTAAAAAAGAACTGGTTTTTTCTTCCTCAAATTCTTTTTTTGCTTTTTCACTTATTATTTTCCTTTCCGCTTCCGGTAAATTTGCTGCATCTGCTCCAATAGTTTGAGCAACAGCATTAATTTGCTTTTCAGGAAACCCTAAATCCACCATTAACCCACTTACCCTTAAAATTTCTTTTTTAGGATTTTTAACTAACTCCGTTTTATTTACAAGCCTGTTAAATGCTTTCTTTACCCTTTCTAAAGTAACCGTACTTTTGGCTTGGGCTTGCAATTGAATTTCAGAATTAGGCTCCATCATATCGTTTACTTTCTGAACTGTTCCCTCATTGCTAAAATAAATAATTTGGTCTTTTCTCGATACATCCTCTGTTTCGCTAATTGCCGTTTGCCTTCTTTGGGCCTCTGTCATTTTTAACCTGCCCTGAACATTACGGGCTTGTACTTCGCCAGTAAGAGATTTATAGGTTTCATATTCGCTTTCTTTTAGTGTACCGCTTTTTGTCATTTGTGCGGCATACTTGATTTTAAACGAGGCTATATCATCCTGTAATTTTTCAAATTCAGGGTCGCCCAACATCTTACCTTGTGATTGTAATTCCTGCTCTTTGTTCAGAAGCGTTTTGTATGCAGCTAAATTTTTTATTTCATTCTCAACCTTCTCAAAGATTATTTTACGAGCAATAGCCCCATTGCCACCATTAGCAAATCCTTCTATATCCTGTATTGCGTGTTGAAGTTCGTGGATTAATATACTATGTGCAGCAAGTCGTCTTTGTGAATAAACGCCACCCCCTTCCTTATCCAACCCATACTGTTTAACTGCTTCGTCAAGTCTTGCTGTGTTGATGCTGATAACTGTTCCCATCCTGCCGTCAACTTTTTGAACATTGGCATCGTACTCTCCTTTGAAGGAAACTCCTGGTTCGTAAACAAATTGTAAGATTGTACCACGTAATTGTGGGTATCTTTCAGTAAGGGGATTATCTCCCTCGATTTGCGAAAGTTGTGCTTCATAATGGTCTTTTTTGTTTTCTAATACTAAAGTTATTTCTTTTTCTATTAATTCATTATCCTTAAACTGCATATCAGGTATCTCATAGTTCCACTTGCCATCATTACCACGTTCCCATCCTGTGGCTAAGTAAATGGTATTTGAATCTACCTTTGAAGCCTCCATCTGTCTTGCCGTATATAGGTTATCCCTTACAGTTTGTTTTAAATTGGCTTTCTCACCTACAACTGCCATAAACAACGGCTGCCCTTGCTGTGCTTGGGCTTGCATATTATTGCCTGCTTCTACAATTGATTTCCCTTTCTCCAATACACTTAACCAGTTCCCTTTGGTTAATTCTCTATTGGCTCTCTTAATAAGTTCTAATAGGGAAAGTTTACTCAAATCTTCATTGGTAAACCGGTTTATTACATATCGGTAAAAGTCTTTTAATGCTTCGTAAATCTTTCTTGTAATAGCTGTTAACTTATTTTCACTGGCCAGTTTTTCAAGGTGTTTTGCAAATTCGGGCTTTTGTGCCTTTGCCCAAAGTTCATCCTGCAATCTTGTTTTGTAGGCTGCGGCACTTTCGTTTGGCTGTTTTTGGTAAACTTCCGAAGCCATCTCCGCTTTTGTAATACCGAGTAAATTCAATAAATCTCTAACATACTCACTCATATTATTCCCTCGCACCCCTTTTATAAATTCATCGGCAACTCTATTGGTAGCATTATCCCAGGCACTTACTATTTTCTGCGCTTTTTTATCGCCTTGTTTTGCCGCTAATCTTAACGCTTGTTGCTGAATATGGGTGAATTCCTCTGTAACTAATTCAGAGGTAAGTTTTGCAGGGTCAAGGTACATCTTGCCCTCTGAAACAAAGCCGTAAACTTCACCTTGTGAGGTAGAGAGGAAATTAATCACATTCCCCCCTTTATTAATTTCTATTTTTTGTTTTGGAAAACTAACATCTTCTGGCTTTATTTCAAATCTTTTAATAGTTCCTGCGATAGTGCTATTAAAGAGCCTCTCGTTTTCGGTGATATGTATATTGTGCTGTGAAGCCCTTGCTTCAATTTCTCCATACGTTCCGAGATATTCTCTATTCGCTTCAATGAATAGCTTGCGTTCTTCATTTGTGTTAGGATTTCTTCCGTGTTCGCTTCTGAACTCGTCTTTAAGCCTGCCAAGGATGGCTTCATTGTTATTTCCTGGTGTAAGTCCACTAATAGCCTGTACATTGTGCTGAACTTCATGTATGAGTTCAGATACAGTCGCATTAATTTCCCCTCTCGTATTGACATGGATGGTAGGAGTTGAATTACTGCCATGCTCGCTGATGAAAAATCCGCCATAATCGCTGTTTATATTGTTGTTAGTGATAATTACATCCGTATTTTTTAACTGCGGATATATTTCAAATAATCTTGGGTGGTCTAAAATATCTTCCAATTTTGTCGCTATCGTTTCGCCTTTATTTGGTAATGATACTTTAAGTTTAGCATTTTTATCGGTTACTTCATACCGCCATTTCCCATCCCCAGCCTTATACCAACCTGTCGCAAATTTAATCCTTTCGGATGGTTCGCCATTGCCATCCATTTCTACTGCTTTATTGAAATTATCGGCAAGCGTTTTTCCATTAAATGACCCCGAAAACAAATTAGCATTTTTATTGCTGATAAAGCTATGCCGTATATCCTCCAAATTATTAGCCTCAAATATTTCCAATACCGCTCTGGCATACTCCTTAGCATCCGTAATAATATTCTTTCCTCCTTTAAAATACGCTACGGTTAGTTTCAAAAAATCTAATATCCTGTTTGCTCTTTCTGTTTGCTCTGGGGTTACCCCTTTGGCTTCGGTTGTGGCATTAAACTTCGGCATTTGCGCCCTATCTCCTTCATTAACGTCATATAATATATCGTAAATGGTATCAGTGAAATGTAGATTACCATTTTTGTCAACCAGTACATTTTTGGGATTAACATCAGTAATGAAGTGATTTTCATCTCCGAAACTATCTTTCCCATCTTGTTCATACCCACGATTAAGCATTTCCTTTTTAATTTCTGCCTTTGTTGCTAATCTTGCATCCTGTATATGTGGTTGCTCGGTAATAACTACAAAGCTGCCATCTGACATGCGCCCAAAGCCTACAACTTTATACGGCACACTACTGCCTAATCCTGCATTGTGTTCAGAAATTCTTGAATCTAATTGATATAAAACTTCGTTTGGATTGTCTTTGTTGAAAGGGTCGGTGGTTTTCATCGCCTTTCTTACTATATGCGGGTTTTCGGTAGGGATATATACCTGGTTTTCTACTCCGCTATCCTTGAATATACCAAGTCCTTCTTGGGTTTTACCTATTTTTGGTTCAACGTCTATATTGTCATGCCAAATTCCTTCCTCTTTAGCATACTTCTCTATTATTTGCTGTTGAGCCTCTCTGCCCTTAACTTGTCCATATTTTTCTCCGCCTGTTGTAAGGAGTAAGGTCGCTTCAACATTTCTGATACCGCCTTCTTTCCTTCCTTGTTCCGCTTGTTCCGATAATCTTGATATTTTTTCTCTATTGGCAATAACTTCGGCTGCATAATTTTTTATTTTATTGATTAAAGATACATTTTCTTTTTTATCAATTGTTTCTTGAATGGATTTAGCTTGTTCCTTCCCTAAAATTTCATCAAACATTTTATTCAATTCAGGGGTTAAATTTTTGCCCGTGATTGATTTGTAAACTGACTTAAATGCCTCAGTGATTTGGTCTAAAAATTTTTGGAAGGCTTCGCTAAAACCTTTGCCACCTTTGGTATTGTATTCTTCCCATGCCTTTGCAATAAATTCTTGAACCGCCCTATATTGCTCATTTGTTTTACCTGCTTTAAAATCATCGTTCCATTTTATTAAATCTTCTTCTGTTATTTCTTTATCAAATGGTATTTCACTATCATCCTTAAATAGTGTCCCACTTGATGCTGCGCCTGTATATTTGCCCTTGTCTCTGTAAATATCTTCTAACTGCTTTTGTAATTGTTTTCTTTCGCTTTCAAATTGAGATATTTTTTCATTCGCTATTTTTCTTAATTCTTGATAATCCTTGCTATCAGTAGAAATATAATCTTTGTTTTGTGGATTACTAAACCTGTCATTAAGGGTGTTTATCTTTTCTTGCTTATCAGCAATTTCAGCTTTTTTAATATTTACCGCTTCATCGTAGGCTTCTTCGCCTGTGGTCTTTTGCTTAAATCTCGCAATGTTTAATGGTTCACTTGGTTCTAATGGCTTAACTACTGACCTTACTTTTTGTAGAAAATCAGATTTGGTTGTTACTCTTTTTGAAGCATCTTTATCAAATAAAAAATCAAACATCTCATTTTCGTGAGCATCAGTAAGTCCATTTATTGTTCTTCTCGCTTCTCCTATCCAATCGGCTCTTTGTTCTGTTTCTTTTTGTGTTTGTCTGTCTCCGGCATTATCAAATTGCTCAACGGTTTGAATCGTTTTACCTTTTGGATTTAATGCAGCAATATTTTGAATATATGTTTTATTCTTCCCTTCTCTTTCAAGGAATTTGTTTATTTCATCTTTACTATCCCCACGTTTTATTTTTTCCCTTAAAGCCTTTGCCCTTTCCAATGATGTTTCCATTGAACGGTTGGCATTGGCTTCTTCTTTTGCAAACTTTATTGCTTCGGCTTCTGTAAAATCGTTTGTTCTGTCAACTGTTTTTACTGTTTCTCTTCCCGCCTCTTTTGCCCCATAATACCTATGATGTCCACTAAGTACATAAGTTTTACCGTTTTTTGGGTCTGTCCAAATATGGATAGGGTCTTGGTCTGCATCCTTCCAGTTTTCAGCAATATCTTTTACAACTTGTTTATTTAGACTATCCCTGTTTTGAAATCTTGCTTCATCAGTAGATATAAATTTTAGCAGAATGACTTTTACGTCTGTTGCTGCATTTATTTTGGTATCAACTTGTTCTATTGCTTCATTGAGTTCAGCTTTGCTATCGCTTTCTGCTTTGCCTTCAATAGCCTTGATACTTGGCTCTTGCTCAATGTTATCTTCTTCTGTGAGTTTGCTGTTTGCGTAATCGTTTTCTTCTGCATCTTGTGAAAGTTTTAATTGTGAATTATTTTCTCTTACCTTTTTATTAAATTCATCAACAATAGTTTTGGTATGTTTCAGCCCTACTTCATTGCCTTCTTTTGCTCCATCAATAATTGCTACTACTGTTGGGTGCATTATTTCATGGGTTAATGCTACTGTCGCCTCTGCTTTGTTTTCTGCCTTGGTGAAGTCCTTTATTGCCTCTATAATGTTTTTGCCGCTTTCTATTCTGTATTGGGCTTCTGCATCTTTAAATAATGGTTGCCCATCTTCAATACCAAATAGGTGTTTTAAATTACCTGTAATATCTGCCGCCTTTGCTTTATCCTCATTAAATTTCTCTTCTTGCTTTTGTACTTCATCACTATTCAAAAATTCTTGTTTGGCTTTATCGTATCGTTCACCGGCTATTCTACTGTATTCATTGTCGTTATCTTCGTGAGCTAATCTTCTTTCATAACTACTACCAAAGTTTTCGCCTTGTTCTGAAATTGAATAATGCCGGTTTTGTCTTGCTTGCTTTTCTGCATCTGTTAAAAAGTTTTCAGTTGATTTGCCAAATCTTGGGTTAAATTCTGCCACCGGCTTTGGCAATTCAGATAGTTCCTTAACTTGCTTTTTGATAATGTCTTTATTCCTTTCAGCATTAGCATAAAAACTTTCAGGCATTATTTCCGAATGAATTATCCCACTTTTCTTTAACTCATTTATTTCGTTTTCATCAAATCCTCTTTTTTGTAACTCTATTTTATAAATCGGCTCATTCTTGGCGGTACTTAATTTGGATTCTAATTCAACAGCCTTTTGGCGGTTAGCTGCTGTTTCATAATCAATGCCACTCTGGTACTCCGGCAAGTTATACCTGCTTGTGGCCTCAAACCAGCCATACTTCCCATTCATTTCATATGATGATACTATACCATGTTCCGGTGATTTGCTTACTCTTGAAAAGGATTTGAATTTTGCATTAAAATCATTGAGTTCTTTTTGTGCTGCATCAACATACCCTTTTCTTACTTCTTTAATATTATTTTTCTTTTTTAATGCTTCTTTTGACTTTACATCAATTTCTTTGATAACGTCTTTTGGTACATCTTTAAAACTTTCAAAATCATCAACCCCTAATTTTTCTTTTTCAGCATCAGTTAGGTGGTCAAAAAACTGTTTCACTTCGTAAAATGGCGTTTCGTTTCCATAAGAAGATGTGTGATGCCATTCGTCTGTTTTAGCCATGCCTGCATCTACCATTCTTTTAGCCCATGTAGGTAATTTAGAATAAGTAAGTTTACCGTCATCATAGGCTTGTGCTGCCCGGTTGCTCATTGAATATCCAACATAACCGCTATTTCCACCAATATGCTTTCTGCTATATAGCTAGTTACGGTAGTTCCGTCTTTATTAACATAAACATCTTGCTCGTTTCCGAAACGGTCGGGTTCTCCAAAATTATTTTCAATCAATATGCCATTATCTTCTGCATATTTTTTAAGTTCGGATTCCTCTTTCTCCCTTATTTGGTCTGGTAGTAATTTTTTGCCTGTTGTTCCAGCATCTTCGACTGCTTTATGAATTGCTCCCGTGATAGCGGTTGCTGCTGCATTTGCTTCACCCCCTGCAAGGCTTCCTTGTTTCTCTGTTGATGATAAGGTGTTAGGTAATTGCTTTGTGAGTTCTGCATCTGTTTCATTTTGTGAAGTTAATGATTTATTTTCTGTTTGTTCTTTACTTATAGTAGGTTTGGTTTCTTTATTTTCTTGTGATTTATCAAATTCTTGATTATTTTTTTTAACGGCTATATCTATTGCTAAATTAGTGTCCCGCTTAGTAATAACCCTCCCTTTTTCATTTTTAAGTGTTACAGATACTACATTACCATTATTATCTTTGTTTATAGATAGTAATTCAAATTTATCGTTATTAATTTCTACATTGTTATTTTCAACCTTTACAACGTCCTTATAGATAGGTTTAATTTTTGTATCGGGCGTTATTTCTAATATTTCCTTGTCATTTTCTATGGTATATTTTCCTCCTTCATCTACCTTTACCAATCCAATACGTCCATCTACTTCAACTTCTTCTCCTACAAAGTCTTTAGCAACATTAAGAATTGTATTTACCTCTGCGCTATCTAAAACGGTAACTTCTCTTTCTGCATTTCCCTGTCCCACCGCATCAACACCTTGTTGTACTGCTCCTTTATCCCCTTGTTCTTTGGGTTGGCTCTCATTAGTTGATAAAGGCTGTGTAATTGTTCCTTCAACTGCTGGCACTCCTTGTTGTTCATTGTATAACTTTAATTGTTGTTCATATTCATCTGTTTTTTTGTTATTTTCTTCAGATATTGGCTGGTTTGCAATGCTTAATAAGTATTGTAATTGCTCGCCTTTATTAGCCGCATCTGCAAATTCTTTCTCCTGCTTATCTGTAAAATCATCCTGAATATCTAATATTTCATTGGGTGTTAACTTTAATAAATATTATTCCTCCTGTTCTTCGTGTTCGTACCGGGCCTTTTGTAGTTTATTTTCTTTTACAAAATTGCACCAGTAACATTCGGGTTTGCCGCAGCCAGTATAAAATTCCCGGTTTTGTATTTTCTGCCAGGTTTCTGTTACCTGTTGCTCAACTGTTTCTACATCCTGTGGCGTAATTGCAATTTTTTGCTTGTGATACACTTTGTTCTTGTCTGGCTCAATAAAATCAAATTCTGTACTTTCCACACGCCAGTTTTTGAGTTTGTAGTTATCTATAAGTATTTTATAAAAAACTGCCTGCCGCCAGTAGTCGCCGCCGTTGGGGTCTTTATCATTTGGGGCCTTTAACTTTGGCGTTGCTTTGTCAATGTCGCCCGTTTTATAATCTACCACATTTACCAGGTTACCGTTAAACTCCAGTTTATCTAATTTTCCTTTTAGCGGTATTCCGTTTACCACTACAGCACGTATGTTGCGTTCTACAGCCACCACTTTATTCCAGGTATTAATATATTTGTTATAATAATTGGTAAGTACTTCGTTGCCATATTCCATCCTTCTGTCAAAAGCCTCTTTTGTAAAGTTTTCCCGGTGCTTTTTTAAATACCAGCTAAAGTTTGCAAGCATTTCCTCCTTAGGAGGAAATACTTCTTTGCCTGCATCCTGCATATTTCTAAACAATTTTTCCAGTGCATAATGCACTGCACTGCCAAATTCTGTGGCTTCATTTTTGCCCGATGGTATGCGTATAAGATTTTGATAGTAAAATTGAAGCGGGCACTTAAGATAATTGTTTAGTGCAGTTACATTCATAGAAAATTTTTCAAGCAGGGCGCTGATAAACTCTTCTTCGGCGGGTTCTATCTGCGGCATTTGCTCCAGAAATTGCAGCTCCTGGAATTCAAAAATTTCTTCTGCAGTAAAAGAAATATTTTGTGTTTCTATTTCAGGGTACTTATCCATAATTTCTGCAATAAACATGGATGGTTCGAGGTTTTTGCCATCCTTTTTAAATAAAGGATAAGAAAGATACAAATGTGTTTCGGCCCTGGTAATCCCTACATAAAACAAGCGGCGCAGTTCTTCTTCTTTTTTATTTACCGGCGAACCGTCTTCTTCCGCATCAACAAAAGAAAAAATATTGTCGGGGAGTTTATAAGCCCTGGACTTGTTTACTTTTTTTTCCCAAACATCTTTTGTTGTGCCTGCTATAAATACGTGTTCAAACTCCAGGCCTTTGCTCCCATGAAGGGTCAATAAATTTACGCCGTTGCTATGGCCAATAAGTTGCGGCATGGATAAATGGATTTCCTCTTCTTTCATTAGCGACAAAATTTTCATAAGGCCGCTTAGTGTAAGCATTGGGTTGCTTGCTGTTTCTGTTTTAATAAAATCGAACAATGCCGTTAAGCGCTGCATCAAGCTAATTTTTTGCTGGCTGTTCATAATAAAATGCAGTACGCCTGCCTCATTTACAATATGGGAAAAAAGCTGCTGCAGCGAAACATTGGGTACAGCTGCAATAAGTTTTTCCAATACATGGCTGAGGTTTTTCAACCCTTCGTCCAGTCCTTTATCAAATAAGTCTTTTGCCGGTGCATTGCTTTTGTCGTAAAGTAATTTTCTCAACGATGTTTGTTCGCCATCGTATTTTTTATTATTGGCTTCTACAGTAAGCTTTGCAATTTCTATGGCGGGTATTTGGTAAAAATCGTAATGCATTATTTCAAATAGCAGTTCATCGCCGCCATAGGGAACATCTTGCTCTGCATTAAGGTAATGCAGGATTTTTAAAATTTTATTTATGAATGCATCTTCAAAGAGGTTGATGCTTCGCTTGCTGTAAACCGGCACATTTTTAAGTCTTAAAAATTTTGCCAACTCTTCTCCATATTTATTTTCTCTATACAATACGGCAATGGATGACGGAGGGGTTCCTTCATTTACAAGTTGTAATATTTTTTGGGTAATGCCCAGCATTTCTTCAAACATGGAGTTGTAGGCAATTATTTGTGGCAGGTACTGTTGTTGTTGTTCAAATTTTTTATTTCCCGAAACCAGGCTTTTATTCAACTTACCCAGTTCACTATCGTTAATGAGCCGCTCCTGGTTATTCT contains:
- a CDS encoding ATP-dependent helicase; the protein is MHHYKEKLQAQFQKIYNELNPQQRIAVDTIEGPVMVIAGPGTGKTQILAARIGKILLETDELPENILCLTYTDAGAVAMRSRLQKFIGADAYKVHIHTFHSFCNEIIQDNLFLFEKNSLDPITELEAIQLLEALIDGFPKGHPLKRYRGDVYYEINNLKNLFSAMKKEGWTAAFITQKTKEYLNKIEQDKLNKDFIYQTSRKGKFEKGDFKPDYYDEVERMKKLVAAAGEFEHYQQMMNDKNRYDFDDMINWIIEVFETNNNVLLNYQEKYHYILVDEYQDTSNTQNRLVQLLIEYWDVPNIFVVGDDDQSIFRFQGANVDNMKGIARRYADALIKVVLTTNYRSTQSLLKVSGSFIENNQERLINDSELGKLNKSLVSGNKKFEQQQQYLPQIIAYNSMFEEMLGITQKILQLVNEGTPPSSIAVLYRENKYGEELAKFLRLKNVPVYSKRSINLFEDAFINKILKILHYLNAEQDVPYGGDELLFEIMHYDFYQIPAIEIAKLTVEANNKKYDGEQTSLRKLLYDKSNAPAKDLFDKGLDEGLKNLSHVLEKLIAAVPNVSLQQLFSHIVNEAGVLHFIMNSQQKISLMQRLTALFDFIKTETASNPMLTLSGLMKILSLMKEEEIHLSMPQLIGHSNGVNLLTLHGSKGLEFEHVFIAGTTKDVWEKKVNKSRAYKLPDNIFSFVDAEEDGSPVNKKEEELRRLFYVGITRAETHLYLSYPLFKKDGKNLEPSMFIAEIMDKYPEIETQNISFTAEEIFEFQELQFLEQMPQIEPAEEEFISALLEKFSMNVTALNNYLKCPLQFYYQNLIRIPSGKNEATEFGSAVHYALEKLFRNMQDAGKEVFPPKEEMLANFSWYLKKHRENFTKEAFDRRMEYGNEVLTNYYNKYINTWNKVVAVERNIRAVVVNGIPLKGKLDKLEFNGNLVNVVDYKTGDIDKATPKLKAPNDKDPNGGDYWRQAVFYKILIDNYKLKNWRVESTEFDFIEPDKNKVYHKQKIAITPQDVETVEQQVTETWQKIQNREFYTGCGKPECYWCNFVKENKLQKARYEHEEQEE
- a CDS encoding NAD(P)-dependent oxidoreductase, which encodes MLFQNKTVFITGASRGIGKAIALRLAKEGANIVVAAKSTTENPKLGGTIFSAAKEIEDAGGKALAVQCDIRDESQIEISVEKAIAAFGGIDIVINNASAISLTPTEQTEPKRFDLMQSVNARGTFFVTKACMPYLKKSSNAHILTLSPPLNMNLKWFANHIAYTISKYNMTMITMGFSEEFRKFNIAANTLWPQTTIATAAVKNLLGGDELINMSRTPEIVAEAAFYILLKPANECTGKTFLDEEVLKAEGITQLDKYAVKPGSALYPDLFI
- a CDS encoding UMP kinase gives rise to the protein MMLPRYKRILLKLSGESLSNSNSSFDPLDPKIIEQYAKDIKQVTEMGVQVAIVIGGGNIYRGMNEAESGIERAQGDYMGMLATVINGMALQSGLEKAGVNTRLQSAIKMEQIAEPYIRRRAIRHLEKGRVVIFGAGTGNPYFTTDTAGSLRAIEIKANIILKGTRVDGIYSADPEKDLKAKRFQKISFEECISKNLKVMDMTAFTLCMENKLPIVVFDMNKPGNLMSVVTGEKVGTLVS